The Candidatus Polarisedimenticolia bacterium region AAGCCGCAGTGCAGAAGGCGCTGTCGGAGTACTTGAAGTGGACGGGCCCCTTCCGCTTCGATCCCGAGGACTCCAAGCTTGCCAAGGGGAAGTTCAAGAAGTACGACGCCTGGATCCTGCAGGGGCGCTGGGTCGACTCGATCCCGAAGCACCTGGGCTCGGGCCCCGTGAAGGCGCTGGCTTTCTACTCGCCGCGCGAGGACGTCGAGTACTACCTGATTTTCAGCGGCCAGGGCCGTGGGGCCGGTCCGGACCATGCCGACAATCCGGCGCCTGAGAAGGATGCGGCGCTGCTGCAGACTCTCGAGAAGATCCTGGACACCTTCAAGTCCGAGATCGTTCCCATCTCCACAGCCCGGTAGGTTGTTTCGGAGTCTCGGCGCTCGTCAGCGCGGCGTGCCCGGTGTGGCGGAGCTCTTTCCAGAGGCCGCATCGACGCGCACCGACAGCGTGATGGGCTCCTTCTTCGGCGGGTAGCAGCGATCGATGGTGCAGGCCTGGTACTTGAGAAGGAGGCGAAGGTCGCGCCGGGAAGGGGACAGGGTCGCAGGCGCCTTGATCGTCCCTTCGACCCGGAAGCTTCCTTCGTATACCTGGATCGGCTCCTCGGAGTAGGCGAACCGCTTAGTCTCTCCCTCGGGATACTTCCAACCCCCCACTTCCAGACCGTCCGCCGCCGTCGTCTCGATCGAGGTGGCAATGAGGTAGTCCTGCGACGGCGTATGGCTGTTCACGTGGAACTCCGGCGACAGCGTCACCGTCACGACGATCCGGCCCGTCTTGCCGGCCGGCAGAGGGTCCTCATCGACGGTCGCGACGAGCTTGCGCAGCGGCGTGGGAGCCTTGGATGGAGGGGCGGGAGCCGCCGCCACGAGCAGGAGGCAGCCCGCGAGCGCCGCCGCGAAGGCGAGGGGCTGGGGCTGCGGCAATCCTGGTGCAGCGGGAGGTCTCGTACGGTGGCGACGCATTTGCGCATTATACGTCGTCGAGAGTCAGTGTGGCGCGTCGCGGCCCCGGTTGACTGCGATCCTCCCTGTGCTAGAATTCCGCCTTTCATGGAGGAT contains the following coding sequences:
- a CDS encoding protein-disulfide reductase DsbD domain-containing protein gives rise to the protein MPQPQPLAFAAALAGCLLLVAAAPAPPSKAPTPLRKLVATVDEDPLPAGKTGRIVVTVTLSPEFHVNSHTPSQDYLIATSIETTAADGLEVGGWKYPEGETKRFAYSEEPIQVYEGSFRVEGTIKAPATLSPSRRDLRLLLKYQACTIDRCYPPKKEPITLSVRVDAASGKSSATPGTPR